The Vanessa tameamea isolate UH-Manoa-2023 chromosome 2, ilVanTame1 primary haplotype, whole genome shotgun sequence genome has a segment encoding these proteins:
- the LOC135193455 gene encoding trypsin, alkaline C-like — protein sequence MRAALILLALGLAAVTAVPSNPQRIIGGSVTNISQYPSGVSLLFSWTGSGSFFQACGGAIINSRAVLTAAHCLIGDPIARWRSRVGSTNANSGGVVHTTSRIIIHPNYNTGTLDQDIAILQIVGSFSFNNNVRAGQIAGSNYNLGDNQPVWAIGWGTTSVGGSPSEQLRHVQVWTVNQATCRTRYAELRRTITDNMLCSGWLDVGGRDQCQGDSGGPLFHNGVVVGVCSWGERCALARYPGVNVRVSRYTSWIQSNA from the exons ATGCGTGCTGCACTCATATTATTGGCCCTAGGCCTAGCTGCGGTTACAG CCGTACCTTCCAATCCGCAAAGGATTATCGGAGGATCAGTCACAAATATTAGTCAGTACCCAAGTGGTGTGTCTCTTCTCTTCTCATGGACTGGATCTGGAAGTTTCTTCCAGGCCTGTGGAGGTGCCATTATTAACAGCAGGGCCGTACTTACTGCCGCACATTGCCTCAT TGGTGACCCGATTGCACGCTGGCGCAGTCGCGTCGGTTCCACCAATGCCAACAGCGGTGGAGTTGTTCACACGACCAGCAGAATAATTATTCATCCCAACTACAACACGGGCACTTTGGACCAAGATATAGCAATCTTGCAAATCGTCGGCAGTTTCTCTTTCAATAACAATGTACGCGCTGGTCAAATTGCAGGCAGCAACTACAATCTCGGTGACAACCAACCCGTTTGGGCCATCGGGTGGGGAACTACTAGT GTTGGTGGAAGTCCTTCTGAACAGCTTCGACACGTCCAAGTTTGGACTGTTAACCAGGCTACCTGCAGAACTCGTTACGCCGAGCTGCGTCGCACTATCACTGACAATATGTTGTGCTCCGGTTGGCTCGACGTCGGTGGTCGTGACCAATGCCAGGGAGACTCTGGTGGTCCTCTGTTCCATAATGGAGTTGTCGTCGGTGTTTGCTCTTGGGGAGAGAGATGTGCCCTGGCTCGTTATCCTGGTGTTAATGTTCGTGTATCTCGCTACACATCCTGGATTCAAAGCAatgcataa
- the LOC135193341 gene encoding trypsin CFT-1-like has product MRGVFMFTFLAMGLATVSSQASMRIMGGTLTNVESYPYITSLLRSQDMVTYRQTCAGSVLTSRHILSAAQCFIGDTTNNWRIRAGSTWANSGGTIYFTEQIVLHPNFNTRTFDSDLAIIRTTTPMDITNTVRVGSIAGTTYQIFDNQAVWAVGWGATSFGGAKSEQLRHVQIWTVNQQECKNRYAALMYSITDNMLCSGWLDVGGRDQCQDDAGGPLVHNSVIIGVSSWGHQCGLARYPGVNTRISRFTPWIQANT; this is encoded by the exons ATGAGAGGTGTTTTCATGTTTACGTTTCTGGCCATGGGGCTGGCCACCGTCAGCT CCCAGGCATCAATGAGGATAATGGGTGGGACACTCACAAATGTCGAGTCGTATCCATACATTACTTCACTCCTCCGTTCGCAAGACATGGTGACTTATAGGCAGACATGTGCCGGTAGTGTTCTTACCAGCAGACACATCTTGTCTGCCGCTCAGTGTTTCAT TGGTGATACAACAAATAATTGGCGAATCAGGGCTGGGTCCACGTGGGCCAACAGCGGTGGTACTATTTACTTCACCGAACAGATAGTCCTCCATCCTAATTTTAATACACGCACGTTCGACAGTGATTTAGCCATTATTCGAACTACTACGCCTATGGACATCACCAACACCGTACGCGTCGGGTCCATCGCTGGCACTACCTATCAGATTTTCGACAATCAAGCTGTGTGGGCTGTTGGATGGGGAGCAACTTCG tttgGAGGTGCCAAGTCTGAGCAGCTTCGGCACGTGCAGATCTGGACTGTAAACCAACAGGAGTGTAAGAATCGCTATGCTGCTCTGATGTATTCTATCACAGATAACATGCTCTGCTCTGGGTGGCTCGACGTTGGCGGCCGCGACCAATGCCAGGACGACGCTGGCGGTCCTCTCGTCCATAACTCTGTAATCATCGGTGTTAGCTCGTGGGGTCACCAGTGTGGGTTAGCCCGTTACCCAGGTGTAAATACGCGCATTTCTCGATTCACTCCGTGGATTCAGGCTAATACATAA